From the Hemicordylus capensis ecotype Gifberg chromosome 1, rHemCap1.1.pri, whole genome shotgun sequence genome, the window AAGAAAGACAACAcataagggagggaaggagagcaaAAGGGAAGTAGAAGCAAGGAATTCCTCTCTAATTTCATGAAAAATTGTGTCCAGCAATTTTTTCAACTATCATCACCCAGTGATGACTTTCCATCAAGGTGTTTGAGTAGGTGGTTGTAGCCCAACTCCAGACATTTTTGTTTGGTGCTGATTTTTTGGACCCATTTGAGTTTCACTTCTGGGTCGGTTTTGGAACTAAAACTACGTTGGTTGCCCCCACAGACAATCTATGCCAATACAGcaatagaggaagtgtgactgggTTGGTTTTCCTAGACCTGTCAGTAACTTTCAGTATCATCATCCATGGTCTCTTGAATGATTTGCTGGTCTGGAATGGAGACTGGAGAGACCCCATACTCTGCCGGCCGGCCTGATCTTcgattgtaataaagtttatctctcTACTTTGCCGGTTCCTTTTCTATCTGGCTGGCAGATTCCAGAATGTGATGATGGGGCTGATATTTATTTCTGTGGCATTTATGCAATGGGATTCCATTCTGTCTTCTCCCCATGCTATTTAGCATTTGCATTAAATGGCTGGAAGAAGTCATTCCCGGATCTGAaatgaggtgtcatcaatatacagaagactatgaggctattctcacgcgcagtggaaaccgggctaagggagtgcagcccagtttccactgcacaTGAGAAACGCCAGGAGacgcgtggctcccggcagtggCACAGCGGCAAATCCTCTTGTGTAAcccaccacttaacccaggtttcagCAGAGGATTGTGTGTCACCACAGCGTGGCTCCACACCCGCACTGGTCATTCTGGAGCTTCCAGCGGCTGAACCCCATCGCCccagctggctccgtgacggagccgctaatcatctgggcggctaatccagccacccagggaaggctccctgctcgtctgttaGCGGGAGTCTGTGGGTATATTTACATTTGACAAGTAAACAATAAGCAAGATGTAAATAAACCCAGGCAATTGCTCCTGGAAGttttcagagtaattggggcttcttttgtgaattttgttgtttctttcacattataatttggacttcacccagacttcaaaggagTCAATGCAACTAcattgagggatgagggagagctCCAGACTCTGCCAATAATGGCGGGGGAGGGCACAGCCCAGGGGCGTACTGTACATTAGGCAACGGGAGACAATTGTCTCCTGGCCCAGCTGCCTCAAAGGGTCCCTCAAACCTGGCCAGTCTCCCATGGTGTAGGCAGTACATGCACTCAACCCACAGCGCTTGCCTGCCATGATGATTGTAGTGGCCGCAGGCCGTGCAATGGCCAGTGCTGCCTCAGCATGCCACAGCCCACATCGCAATAGGGGGTCAGTTTTCCTTTGCCTTCAAAAGGCAAAGCTGTGCCTGTGCCCCTCTCTCTTCCATCTGGGTGAGGGCGAGGCTCACTTTCGTAGTGAGCTATAATGATGACATAGCTTGCTGCAAAAGTggcaggtggaggcagcagcaaggagtgATGGGAAACACCCGCCCACTCGCcccatcctccttgctgctgcctccacctgccACTTTTGCAGCAAGCTATGTCATCATTATAGCTCACTACGAAAGTGGCAGGTGGAGGTGGTAGCAAGGAGGGCAGAAGACAGGCTGctagatgtgcacaaaaccggctggccctgTTTGATtccagtctgaactggacccaaacaggACCGCcctagttcagttttgccccccatcgaGCCCCCCGGGTTAAGTACAGTTCGcgagtcaatttttaaaaacatttagtacttaccccctctgggggggctccctaaggccatggggggtgttccatggagggtccccctcccaccaccagccttccttgtagcaaaaatcacctggtttgggcattcttcagccctttccgggccttccccctcggggaggccattttggagaccactgcACAAgtgtcatgacctggccatgtaGAGGCAcattgcgcatgcacggcagcctccaaaatggccaccgtgatagGTAAaggtccagaaagggctgaaggtgGTTTTTGCtacaaggaaggctggcagggggaggaccCATGGACCcgccctgcagccttggagaagccccccagagagcGTAAGtactaaaaattttttttttaaaaaaaaattgacttgcgaaccccctgaacagccAGGTTGGTTCATTCTGGGGTCAGACCGAatgggggtggttcaatttgaccccaaactgtcgaacagaactggttcgacattgaacctgtttgcacatccctactggctgcAGCACTGTTGAGCACAAACTTTATAGCAAATCCTGTCATATAACATGTGGAATCAAGGAGTACAAAAACATTTTGTGACATTGGCCAGAGGTGACTCAATCTTACATAAAATCTCATATTTTAAAGCACAAGTGTCACACCGAATAAAAAGGGTGTTCCTTATTTCAGAGCATCACGATTTCATAGAACTGCTAAAGTTGTCCAGCATTGTCTGCCAGTTATAAAAATTTTGACCTGGCAATCTTCAGCTGAAAAAAAACTCAATCTCATTTGCTAAGGATTGGAGCTGTTGCAGTGCAATAATGCCTGGTGTGTTCCGAGCTCTCTCCCATGACTGCCAGCTATAATTGCCTGGAGAAAACAAAACCTCAGATGTATAAATCCTTTGAAAATTCATTACTATTCACTTAACGAGGAAAAGTTATCTTCTCTAGAATATGTGACAGTCCAGTAAACTAGGTCACAGCCAGCAGTGCACCGAACTGCATTGACTTGATAGTGTCATTTGACATCAGCATACATTGATAGCTGTGTGGTCAACTTCACAATAAGTGAAACTGCATTATATAGATTGCCAAgatgttttaattatgtattacAGCATCATCAGATGCAAAGCAGAATCTAGTTGATGCACAACAGAAAGTAgacatgtgcacggtccggagcagtccggaccggcaccgaaggggggccttccttttagggcggggagggcttgcttacccctcccgcctctttgccccctccagcgcccgtatttaacagaataacggggcgctggaaaccagccgcccccaccccccgctgcgaGCAGATTTAGCCAAAAAACTACCAATACCACTGcccccgccgtcgcccgccagccctccctccctcccagccgcccgcccgagtcctcacccgatgctttgtaaataacgagaggagctcctgaacatagctcctctcgctaggaaatccttcagcatactgaagctttgcgcgcgcgcgcatgcacgcaccacaaaggacaccgatcgccggaggcctggtctacccgccgggaaaaggctgggtagaccgggcctccggcgatcggcgtcctttgtggtgcgcgcatgcgcgcgcgcgcaaagcttcagtatgctgaAGGATTTCCTAGCGAGAGAagctctgttcaggagctcctctcgttatttacaaagcatcgggtgaggactcgggcgggcgggcggctgggagggagggagggctggcgggcgacggcgggggcagtggtattggtagtttttcggctaaatctgctcgcggcggggggggcggcggggggggcggctggtttccagcgccccgttattctgttaaataggggcgctggagggggcaaagaggcaggaggggtaagcaagccctcccgcccttaaagacataccccccacccgaaccagccagggccgaaccggtccggcagttcggccattctttagaatggccgccggaccggttcgggcacacccctaacAGAAAGGTCTGTTAAAAAGCATTCTGAAGTTCTTAAAAGTGGACTTAAAGTTCTTGAAGTAATAATGTACATAAAGTAGAATCTTTATAGTGTGACAGGAAACCATAATCtcattagaaacataggaacataggaaactgccatatactgagtcagaccattggtctatctagctcagtattgtcttcacagactggcagcggcttctccaaggttgcaggcaggaatctctctcagccctatcttggagaagccagggagagaacttgaaaccttctgctcttcccagagtggcttcatcccctgaggggaatatcttgcagtgctcacacatcaagtctcccattcatatgcatccagggcagaccctgcttagctatggggacaagtcatgcttactaccacaagaccagctctcctctccttggttaACTCCTTGGTTAATGGtgtcagggttttgtttttggttttttggtttttttaaaaatgaaatcctgCTCAGCTGTTTCCCATTCCATGTGCATCTACCAGGACTGATCATTTTAAGAGCAGTTACTCTCAGGTCTGTGATGCTGTGTCCCTGTAGATGGAAATGCCTGGCTTTTAGGTGTTCTTGCTCTTCATATCAGATTTGTAAGCATTTAGAcgatgaggtgagtctcacaatcagccGAAAGTGAGTTTGAGGGCTCTCCCTGCTAATGATcattcaggcagccctgggcggccagattggccgcccacacaactgccggctccgtcatggagccagccagggctgcggggatcaggggccatgtagcccccagaagttccaggatgccccgcgtgggcacatggggcatcctggagagacccacagggctgggaggcttgtttcagcctcccaccaggggtctcctcgtgtgttgccatggcgtggagccacgctgcagcaacacacgatcaaaaagacgaggttaatggagcgctcactccattaaccttggctaaggggaggggtactttgggaagtttgctgccgggagccgtgcgactcccattgcagcacacaatcggcaaaaaacgggctaggctcccttagtccgctttttgccaatcgtgagaatctcctcattgtctTAAGGACAGTCCTGTTTGTACTGTGTAAACAGCTGAGGGACATTTGAACTGAGACAAATGCAGTACACCATGTGGACAGATGAGCAGGGACAAGTGCTACTGGGTCCACAAACAATGTTCTTTTTGATGATTAAAGGACATGGGGGCCATCTAGGTGGATTCCATGGTCTTAAGCCTTAGCATAAATTAGATAAGAAGGGTTTGTGGGTTGTAAGCAGAGTTTCAGGTTTGATGACAACACTATACCACCTGTGACTTCTTGAAGATATGAATCACTTTCAATGAGATGTAAACTCTTTTATGTTAAAACCCCTAGTTAAGAGCTATAGGTTATGACTAGTGAagttctgtttttgtttattgatttagcacatttgtataccgccccatgcaaaaaagtccctgggcagttcccaatataaaaccattaaaacattaacataattaaaacaatttaaaatacaataaaaactctaaaaaccaaggctttaaaactataaactaaaagcctgactaaacagttaTGTTTTTAATCCCTCctttaaaacattcagggaagggggaactcttaatttcattaggaagtgtgttccagtcccagggcaactctagaaaaggcccagttttgagtcaccaccaatcaAGCTGGTGGCAAGCGCAACCGGACCTTCTCAGataatcttaacaggtggtggggttgatgaagaagaaggcattctcttaaatacctcggacccaagccattgagacCTTTATAGGTAATgtccagcattttgtatttcacccagtctcttattggcagccagtgccgttcttttaaaaatggacatAATATGATATCTTCCGGGCAACTCTGGAGAccgacctggctgctgcattctgtactaactgcaatttccaaactacatacaaaggcagcccaatgtagagtacactgcagtagtcaagtctggatgttaccagcatatgcaccactgttataaggttgtttatctccagaaatgggtgtagctggtgaatcagccaaagctgatataaagcactcctggccactgcctcaacctgagaaatcaggcagaggtttgggtccagaagtactcccagactacatacctgctttTTCCAGAGGAGTGCGACCCCATTCAGAAAAGGCAattctaaaccacttcctaagtctcgacCTCCCATGAGTACCTCTGTATTGCTTGAATTCAGCCTTTgttctccctcacccagcccattaccgcctctaAGCAGGCACTAAGCAGCCATTTAGGGAAGTTGGTTCTGCTAGCGATCCTGTttatgccctggttcagacttggaataatgaacttactagggcagtagacatgaaaGCTCCTAAGCACCTTCTAGgacctgcttctaaattagccccttagTATATGGAGTATataactatgggggctgaagcagcaaggtagacggcTCAAGTGTacgtggagaaagactcagcccaaatccaacagattacaacacagagtatctgaagatctatgctctggcaatttGTGCAGCAaataagcagttcttttctgtccacattgcttctacaagctcatgtccagcagaggtgtctagagttgtgagagagccccttctcccttgaattagtatttggatccatcagttacccgttgtgatgttttaaatgagtttttagtGGATAAAACCTCTGatatttgagctgaactagactctacagttaccgCAGaatctattgtggaggtgtccagcagctcatcttgtgtggttaaattggatcagtttcagtttgtggctcccgaggatgtggacaagatattTTGGGACACTGCGCCTTactacctgtcctcttgacccttgcctaacATGGCGtatacaatctagcagggaggttactggagagggtcttgttaagatcattaatgcttctctgagggagggcaggatgcctccttgtctcaaggaggcaattattagaccactcttgaggAGACTTGCagtggatccctcagaattaggcaattataggctagtctccagcctcccatggttgggcaaggtgattgagagggtggcagCGTCTCAACTCTAGGCTGttttggaggaagcagattatccaggcccatttcaaactggctttcaagcaggctatggagttgagatggccttggtcggcctgttggacaatctccaattaggaatcgacaggggatgtgactctgctgatccttttggcggctttcaataccatttacTATGATACCCCTCTGGgatgcctgaaggggttgggagtgggcggcatggctctgcagtggttctactcctacctcgagtaggttccagatggtgtcacttggagactgttgctcttcaaaacaagagccccagtatggagtcccacaagaatccatactgtctgcaatgattttaacatctacatgaaaccgctgggagagctcatcaggagatttagtgcagggtgttatcagtatacacTATCTTTtgcttcttattttatttatttagtacatttgtatatttgtatacaaTACAAAAAGTTCCTGAGTGGTTCTAACCCTGGAGGAAAGGATAGAAATGAAATAAGAGAAGTACTGCATGCACAGGGTGGTAAATGAAATAGGATTTTTGCCCATTTATACATCACCTACATGGTCACGTTTTATTTGCATGATATACTATGGCTGCAGATCGAGAATATCACAtgagttttaaaataataataatacaaagacCAAGTCTTTGCTGCACAAGCCAGGCACCAACATACCATCAACTGAAACTCAAGGTAGTGTGCAATACAAATAAGCAGTTAAAAATTAcaattatggtctttgaccagcataaagtagattacattaaaacaccataaaGACATATTAAAATGGGCTATGCCTGACCCATGAAGACAGCAGAGAAGCTAAAAGCTGTACATGGTTATACAGCTACTGTTAAGCTGTGGTAAACTATCTTAAAACTACAGTTAAGATAAGTAAAATTAGTGTAAAATGGATAAGACTATATAAAAGTTCCAACtggttaaattcttaaaattttaCTCAGTtggtaaaaaccataaaatgctATGGGGTTTAAAACTAAGACAGTGGAATAAACTAAAAAGGGTAAATTGTGTGAACATGCACTGTGTCAGACCTTCTTAGTTAGAAAGACCGTGGTACTTGGAGAACTattcttaggaatttggactggacaagctCCAATGGGCAGagttggagaaggggcccagtTGAGCGCCATAGAGGAGTTGTCTAGCAACTTGGCTTTCAATagtttaaggcaggggtggggaaccttggccctctagctgttgttgaactacaactcccatcatccaaacaatccaaaacagattgttgaaatccaaaatggattgtgagcagctccaaaaggatctctccaaactgggggagtgggcgacaaaatggcaaatgcggttcaatgttagcaagtgtaaaatgatgcacattgggacaaaaaaacccaacttcaagtatatgctgatgggatccgagctgtcggtgacagaccaagagagggatcttggggttgtggtggacagctcgttgaaaatgtcgactcaatgtgtggcagctgtgaaaaagacaaattcaatgctagggatcattagaaaggggattgaaaataaaacggctaacattataatgcccttatataaaactgtggtgcgaccacacttggagtactgcgtacaattctggtcaccacatctcaaaaaggacattgttgaactggagaaggtacagaagagggcaaccaagatgatcaggggcctagagcacctttcttatgaggcaaggctacaacacccggggctttttagtttagaaaaaagacgaccacggggagacatgacagagatctataaaatcatgcatggtgtggagaaagtgaaattcttttccctctcacacaacactagaaccaggggtcactccatgaaattgattgccaggaggtctaggaccaacaaacggaagtactttttcacacaacacgtgattcacttgtggaactctctgccacaggatgtggtgacagccaacaacctggatggctttaagaggggtttggatgacttcatggaggagaggtctatcaatggctactagtcggagggctgtgggccacctccagcctcaaaggcaggatgcctctgagaaccagttgcaggggagtaatggcaggagaaagggcacgccctcaactcctgtctgtggcttccagcagcatctggtgggccactgtgcgaaacaggatgctggactagatgggccttgggcctgatccagcagggctgttcttatcatccccagtattgtggctggggatggtgggagttgtagttcaaaaacagctggagggccaaggttccccacccctggttgcAAATATGTAGTGAACTGCAGATATGTATCCTCTTGATCAGAAGAATTTTAGGATGGCAGTGGCACTCCTCTGGGTGTTTGGGGCAACATAAGTGCTGTGAGGTTTTCCAGTGCCAGAGGCTTAGAAGACCACCCAAATGTATTTAAAGCATGAAACCTGCTCAATTTTGTGCCCATTTATATGCCAGGAGTGTGTGTTGTCtcttagcaaaggccataattttggttttgtaaTAGTTAATTTCCAACTGGTCTTCTTTGCAATATTGGGCAAGGGCCCTCAGAGTTCTTCTGACACCTGTGGGGGTTGTAGAGAGAATTTCTGCATTGTCTGCATAGAGCAGAATAGAGGTGTGTCTCTCTGCAAGCTTGGGtgggtgaaaataaaataaaataaccatagCTAACTATGTTAAATCAACAATACACTAAGGAGCCATAACAGAAAATATGCCCAGCAGACCACAAGTCCAAGACCACAAATATTTCAGAATAAAAACATTAGGAGGGCAGTACAGAATTAATTTATCTGAAAAATAACAAAGTGGGGTCCTGGTAAACTTTAATTTACCAGGGCAAAGAATTCAAAGTGCAGGCATCGCCACTGAGAAGGCCCGGTCAGGGTCACATCTAGTCATGCCTCCAAGAGGGGTGGGTCCTAGAACAATGACCCCACCCAGTAGATCTCAATGACAGCAGGCACATATGGGATGCAAAAGTCCCTGAGATAAGTGGGATTGTGGAAACCACCTTCAAAAACAGTACAGCCTCTTGACCAACTCTGTTTTCAAAATGACAAGATGATTATGAGAAGTTGTTTCAATCCAAGACTTCCATTTCCACATCAGTAGGGTCACCACACAAGTTAGTCTCTCCTGCGTCAGGACCAGCCTGCACAGCAGGACGAATTTCAGAGTCATACCAAATTTTATACTTCTTCTCAATTACTGACAGAATTGACACCATTGAAAACCCAAATTCAATTATGCTGCGCTGTTTGCATTTGGCTCCATAAACATAACCAGCTGCATGCAATGCAACCAGACGGCCATTTGTATCAAAGACTGGTGAACCTGAAGATCCATAGAAAAAAGATGTATCATAGGTGAGTACAGCAGGTTGATTGATTACTTCTGGGAAATCTCTTGGATTGTACATATGGATGCAATTGTTACCCTTGGCATCATAACCACAACTGACATTGGTGCATTCTGCCTCCTGGCCCTGCTGCAAACGACTAGCACATGCCTGTGGGCGCTCAAATACAGGCACCACAGAACAGTTATCTATAGACTTTGCTTCGCCATCTGGATGGCCAATAATGTAAATAAGACCATTAAATGGGATAGGAGAAGTTAATTGTACCAAACCTGCTGGAAGCCTTCTTGCATTACTATTTTCCTTCAGTCTCAGAACAGCGAAGTCAAGTTCTTGATCTGATATTTCAAACCACGACTCAAGTGACCACCAGTCAATTTCCCTGGGGTGATGGTCTTCAAAAGAGAAAGTTACACGTGCTGATTGGCTAATTTTAGCTGCCCAGTCCTTTTCCTCAATTCCTTCTCCAACTATATCCTTAACTACATGGTGGCAAGTTAGTATGTACTTATCATGCAAAACAAAGCAAGTAGCAGCACCCTCTTTTTTAGTAACACCCCACAAAATGTACCCCACTGACTCACTACAAGTAACAAGTTTCTTCACCATCTTAATCGGAGTGGAATTCTTTGTCTCCTTGTCAAAATGCACTCTGAAGATATTACGTTTATGCTTGTGTTGCTTTCGAAAATCTTTAATGAACTTGTCAATGAATTCACTTTGTTTCTTTAAGTAAGGATACTGATTCAGAATATCAGTCTTAAAATAATGAAAAGTTTTGCGCCCCTCTGGAGAGTCCAGGGAGAGCTGTTCATTATTTGGACCACCAACAGATTTGGCCAGGGCCGGACTggaggcactgagagggtggtgggatgtatgtggggagggtgccaggttttgagcagaatgggtacttaagggtgggagttggggtgcaggggcaccctgtgggtggggggcactgggaatacaccctgttgccctgtgggccagacTGAGCCTGGATTTGGCATGTTTTTTAGTCTCCACTTCCACGGAAAAAATCTTATTAGAAAAACTCTTCTTAGATAAACTGTCAACTGAGTAAGAGTTGTCTATGGACTTTTTACCATTCATCAGTACCCACTCTTGTTTGTTCAGCACAGACATAAATCGTCCATCTTTGCACAGAGCTTCCTTCACTGTTTCACCTTTTGGTGCAAAGACACACATATTGCAGCGTTCTTCAAGAAGCCATTTGCACCTAATTATCTTACGAGTCTGTGCCATGTTGGTTTCTAATCTATTTCCAACTGGGGAAACATAGAACAAGATACATTCTTCCCTCTTGTCATATTGACGGTATCCTATCTCATCACTACCCCCATTTTTACCAATCTTGTAAAATTTCATGTCACATTGGGTGCCCACAGGCAAGTACTTCAGAGGCATCCCCAGGTTAATGCATCCCTTAATTCCTTTCCGCCCTATTAAATAGATCTCcttattcttctccctctctattTCCATCTGCATTTGAACAGCTTTAGCAGCCATGAGGGCAGTATACACATTGATATGAAGTTTCCCTTTCACCACATGCTCCTTTCCATCACCCAAGTTCACAGTGAATTTTCTTTCTTCATCTGTTGACTTCTCATTGCTAGATGTATTTTCTCTTGTATGATGATTCCCAATTTCCGTAGCAGTTCTCATCGTTTTGGCATTTCGGATTACTGCAGTGAAGTTCTCCTGGTGCTAAGACAAAGAAAATGACATGACACAGGCATTTATTTaggatatttgtatactgccccaaacttgcatccctgggcagtttaAACAATACAACATAATTTCTCTTGTATGATGGTTCCCAGCTTCCATTGTGGTACTCACCCTTTTGGCATTTGTGATTACCGCAGTGGAGTTCTCCTTACGCTAATAAAAGGACAAAGAAAATGACACAAGCATTTATTTaggatatttgtatactgccccaaacctgcgtctctgggcagtttaaacaaaacaacataattaaacaataaaaacattagcACAGTTTAAAACAAGTTCCTATTAgaaatctagttaaaagcttttgaacaaatgcattttaagTGTCTTcttaaaactgtcagagatggagtggtttttatttcagcaaggagcgcattctaAAGCCACAGgatagcaatggagaaggtctttCCTGGAGTAGCCACCagtgaaccagtggcaactgcaggcaaagcTCCCCAGATTATTttagtgggcggtggggctcataacgtaCAGCTCATTTGCTGtacactattttatttatgtattgggCAAGACCCTTAGTCTCACagtcaacttttttaaaaaaatggccaacttaaaaaaaaaaaaagcccaggcTTAAAAATCCTAACAAGGCATCCAAGTCTGCCACCCTTCTGTATCACTTGCTGCTAGTCGTCTTTGTCTGACAGTAAGAAATGGAATATGTGCATTGCTGGAGTAATGCCACAAAGAAGGAGCAAGTAGGAATGGAATataggttttaattgtaaaattcTTCATGTTTGCCAAATACAGCAGTCTAAATTATTTCAATGCAAGTCGCTCCAAACTTAGTCAAATCCTATTTAAACtagagatttttattttattttatttgcctgGAATGTATGCCAAGGTGCGAGTGGCATTTACAAATGGAGCAGATACTTCTTATAGATGCTTTTTTGCTGGGCAATTCAGAGTCAAGAGTTAAAAACTGCAAATAATTAAAGCAATCATAGCTGCACACCAACCATGCAATCCTTCTTATCTTTTGGGTCCACCTGCTGGATGAGGAGAGGACTGCAATTAAATTCCCTACATCAGTATAACTCTAGATTACTCTGAGTGCAGGGACGTCACACAATAGAAATGCTAGCTAGGTCAGTCCAGGTCCTATGCCAGCATCATTGCAATGGCATAAGCAGGAAGAAACAGGAGGATCTGGGAATATGGTGAGGGAGAATTGGAGGAGTGGCCATCTTAATCCTATCCTCTCTCAAAGCAAAGTCCCACCTCCCCTACAGACATGATGCAAAACAAGAAGCAAGGCAGTGATCATAACTAAATAGCCACTGAAGTCAATAGAGAGCCCAACATTATTGATGCTGACAAGCCATTCAAAAAAGTGGGTTTTGTTCTGCAGGG encodes:
- the FAM111A gene encoding serine protease FAM111A; translated protein: MKQTKSSRGKKQQHVKTSNNDGDILPFLKRKENSTAVITNAKRHQENFTAVIRNAKTMRTATEIGNHHTRENTSSNEKSTDEERKFTVNLGDGKEHVVKGKLHINVYTALMAAKAVQMQMEIEREKNKEIYLIGRKGIKGCINLGMPLKYLPVGTQCDMKFYKIGKNGGSDEIGYRQYDKREECILFYVSPVGNRLETNMAQTRKIIRCKWLLEERCNMCVFAPKGETVKEALCKDGRFMSVLNKQEWVLMNGKKSIDNSYSVDSLSKKSFSNKIFSVEVETKKHAKSRRGPNNEQLSLDSPEGRKTFHYFKTDILNQYPYLKKQSEFIDKFIKDFRKQHKHKRNIFRVHFDKETKNSTPIKMVKKLVTCSESVGYILWGVTKKEGAATCFVLHDKYILTCHHVVKDIVGEGIEEKDWAAKISQSARVTFSFEDHHPREIDWWSLESWFEISDQELDFAVLRLKENSNARRLPAGLVQLTSPIPFNGLIYIIGHPDGEAKSIDNCSVVPVFERPQACASRLQQGQEAECTNVSCGYDAKGNNCIHMYNPRDFPEVINQPAVLTYDTSFFYGSSGSPVFDTNGRLVALHAAGYVYGAKCKQRSIIEFGFSMVSILSVIEKKYKIWYDSEIRPAVQAGPDAGETNLCGDPTDVEMEVLD